From one Zhongshania sp. R06B22 genomic stretch:
- the ftsY gene encoding signal recognition particle-docking protein FtsY produces MTDNATPPELESEAKKKGLFARFKESFVGSEEDLAALAAAEGFIDDAEIAPWQHLELSPEEQASLLVRFREGLSKTGAQLGEGMANLFLGRKEIDDELLEEIETHLLMADVGVDATQEIISNLTSRVSRKELNDPEALYVALQEELSTMLAAAEEELIIPVSDKPYVILMVGVNGVGKTTTIGKLAKQLQVGGRSVMLAAGDTFRAAAVEQLQVWGERNDVPVIAQHTGADCASVLFDALQAAKARHIDVLIADTAGRLHNKDNLMEELKKVVRVLKKLDPEAPHEVMLVLDAGTGQNALSQVQHFQKAVGVTGLTITKLDGTAKGGIVFAISKQLGIPIRFIGVGEGILDLRPFRANEFVGALFGWQQKQ; encoded by the coding sequence ATGACAGATAACGCCACACCACCGGAACTAGAGTCGGAAGCTAAAAAGAAGGGATTATTCGCCCGGTTTAAAGAGTCTTTTGTTGGTTCAGAGGAAGATCTAGCGGCATTGGCCGCGGCTGAAGGCTTTATTGATGATGCCGAAATTGCCCCATGGCAGCATCTGGAATTGTCACCAGAGGAGCAGGCGTCTCTGCTGGTTCGCTTCCGTGAGGGTCTGAGTAAGACCGGCGCCCAGCTGGGTGAGGGCATGGCCAATTTATTCCTCGGCCGCAAAGAGATTGATGATGAATTGCTCGAAGAGATTGAGACGCATCTCTTAATGGCGGATGTGGGGGTGGATGCGACCCAGGAGATCATTAGTAATCTCACCAGTAGAGTGTCGCGCAAAGAGCTAAATGATCCCGAAGCCTTGTATGTCGCGCTGCAAGAAGAGCTGAGCACCATGCTTGCGGCGGCGGAAGAAGAATTGATAATCCCAGTTAGTGACAAGCCCTATGTGATTTTAATGGTTGGCGTAAACGGGGTAGGTAAAACCACCACAATAGGCAAACTCGCGAAGCAGCTTCAGGTTGGTGGCCGCTCAGTGATGCTGGCAGCGGGCGATACTTTCCGTGCTGCGGCGGTTGAGCAGTTACAGGTGTGGGGTGAGCGTAACGACGTGCCAGTTATTGCGCAGCATACTGGTGCCGATTGCGCCTCGGTGTTGTTTGATGCTCTTCAGGCGGCGAAGGCACGCCATATTGATGTTTTGATTGCGGACACGGCTGGTCGTCTGCATAACAAAGACAATCTAATGGAAGAATTGAAAAAGGTCGTTCGGGTGCTTAAAAAGCTCGATCCCGAAGCGCCGCATGAGGTGATGTTAGTGCTGGATGCCGGAACCGGTCAAAACGCTTTGTCGCAGGTTCAGCATTTCCAGAAGGCGGTTGGTGTTACCGGGCTAACCATAACGAAGCTCGACGGCACAGCGAAGGGTGGTATTGTCTTTGCAATCAGCAAGCAGCTAGGTATTCCTATTCGCTTCATTGGTGTGGGTGAGGGGATTTTGGATTTACGGCCCTTCCGTGCTAATGAATTTGTCGGCGCCTTATTTGGGTGGCAGCAGAAACAATGA
- the urtA gene encoding urea ABC transporter substrate-binding protein — protein MSDKSNNRRFWGRRKVVRAIGALPLGILLASQLSWAAPATTTGQAVTDDTVTVGILHSLTGTMAISETGAQEAEKLAIKQINESGGILGRQIKIIQEDGASDWPTFAEKSRKLLVNDKVAAVFGCWTSASRKAALPVFEKENGLLYYPTFYEGLEQSKNVIYTGQEATQQILDGLNWVAKEKGAKTFYLIGSDYIWPRTSMKIARKHIETVLGGKVVGEEYKPLGDTQFGTVINKIRLKKPDVIYAAVVGGSNVAWFKQLKAAGITSKKQTLLTISVTEDEVLGIGGENLEGFYSIMKYFQSQDNPNNVAFVKAFKEMWGDDSVIGDVTQAAYLGPWLWKAAVEKAGTFDVDAVVAASEEGDIELTTAPEGYVKLHPNHHLWSKARVGKWKKDGQAEVVYTSELLEPDPFPEGYQ, from the coding sequence ATGAGTGACAAATCCAATAATCGGCGTTTCTGGGGTCGCCGCAAGGTGGTTCGAGCAATAGGCGCTCTGCCACTGGGAATCCTCCTAGCGTCGCAGTTGAGCTGGGCAGCGCCTGCCACAACCACTGGCCAAGCGGTAACTGATGATACCGTCACGGTGGGTATATTACATTCACTAACAGGCACCATGGCGATTAGTGAGACGGGTGCACAAGAAGCTGAAAAACTGGCTATTAAGCAAATCAATGAATCTGGCGGTATTTTGGGTCGCCAAATCAAAATCATTCAAGAAGATGGCGCCAGTGATTGGCCGACCTTTGCAGAGAAAAGTCGCAAGTTGTTGGTGAATGACAAGGTGGCAGCGGTATTTGGCTGCTGGACATCGGCATCCCGCAAAGCCGCACTGCCCGTATTTGAAAAAGAAAACGGTCTACTCTACTACCCAACTTTCTATGAAGGATTGGAACAGTCTAAAAACGTAATTTACACCGGCCAGGAAGCCACTCAGCAGATTCTAGACGGTTTGAATTGGGTAGCTAAAGAGAAGGGTGCAAAGACTTTCTATCTGATCGGTTCTGATTACATTTGGCCACGTACTTCCATGAAAATTGCCCGTAAACACATTGAAACCGTGTTAGGTGGCAAGGTTGTGGGCGAAGAGTACAAGCCGCTGGGCGATACCCAGTTCGGTACGGTCATCAATAAAATCCGTTTGAAAAAGCCTGATGTTATTTATGCCGCGGTAGTAGGTGGTAGTAACGTCGCATGGTTTAAGCAGCTTAAAGCAGCCGGGATAACCTCTAAGAAACAAACGCTACTGACTATCTCGGTAACCGAAGATGAAGTGCTGGGCATCGGTGGTGAAAACCTCGAAGGCTTCTACTCCATCATGAAGTACTTCCAGAGTCAGGATAACCCCAACAACGTGGCCTTTGTGAAAGCGTTTAAAGAAATGTGGGGCGATGACAGCGTAATTGGCGATGTAACTCAAGCCGCCTACCTAGGGCCTTGGTTATGGAAGGCAGCTGTTGAGAAAGCCGGTACCTTCGACGTTGACGCGGTAGTGGCGGCATCTGAAGAAGGTGACATCGAGTTGACCACCGCACCAGAAGGCTATGTAAAGCTTCACCCCAATCACCATCTATGGAGCAAGGCGCGCGTCGGCAAGTGGAAGAAAGATGGTCAAGCTGAAGTGGTGTATACCTCTGAACTGCTCGAGCCAGATCCATTCCCAGAAGGTTACCAATAG
- the trmB gene encoding tRNA (guanosine(46)-N7)-methyltransferase TrmB, with amino-acid sequence MTDNVAPIRRRIKSFVLRTGRMTDGQRRAYEINWTELGLQRSDGMQNFEATFGRVAPVVLEIGFGMGDSLAEMAGSALENDFIGVEVHTPGVGRLMYLVQDAGLTNVRTYEDDAVEVLAHCIPNDSLSRIQIYFPDPWHKLRHHKRRLIQGPFVQVLRSKLKIGGVLHLATDWQHYAEHMMTVMSDAEGYSNVAGVSQYSPRPDYRPITKFEKRGERLGHGVWDLLFTKTN; translated from the coding sequence ATGACTGATAACGTCGCACCTATCCGTCGTCGCATTAAGAGCTTTGTCCTTCGCACCGGACGCATGACCGACGGGCAACGGCGCGCCTACGAGATTAATTGGACCGAGCTGGGTTTGCAGCGCAGCGACGGCATGCAAAATTTTGAAGCCACCTTTGGGCGCGTCGCACCGGTCGTATTGGAAATTGGTTTCGGTATGGGCGACTCTCTTGCAGAAATGGCGGGGAGTGCTTTAGAGAATGACTTTATTGGCGTCGAAGTCCACACCCCGGGCGTTGGTCGTTTGATGTACTTGGTGCAGGACGCCGGTCTGACAAATGTTCGCACCTACGAAGACGATGCGGTGGAAGTGCTGGCGCATTGCATTCCCAATGACAGTTTAAGCCGTATTCAAATTTATTTTCCTGATCCTTGGCACAAGCTGCGCCACCATAAGCGTCGCCTCATTCAAGGCCCATTTGTTCAGGTTTTGCGCAGCAAGCTTAAAATCGGCGGTGTTTTGCACTTGGCTACCGACTGGCAGCATTATGCCGAGCATATGATGACGGTAATGAGCGATGCTGAAGGCTATAGCAATGTGGCCGGTGTCAGCCAATATTCGCCGCGACCAGATTATCGGCCGATCACCAAGTTTGAAAAGCGTGGTGAGCGTCTGGGTCACGGCGTTTGGGATTTACTATTTACCAAAACTAACTAG
- the ftsE gene encoding cell division ATP-binding protein FtsE, with amino-acid sequence MIEFDQVCKRYDGGYEALTKLSFHIPRGEMRFLTGHSGAGKSTLLKLIMVMERASSGQVIVGGRNLSRLPARNIPEVRREVGVVFQNHQLLFDRTVYDNVALPLIIAGYGHRDVGRRVRAALDKVGLLDKERKNPVTLSGGEQQRVGIARAVVNKPALLLADEPTGNLDPQLSAEIMHLFEQFKQVGVTVLIATHDLGLIARMPYRLLTLRKGQLVKPGGDGDAS; translated from the coding sequence ATGATTGAGTTTGATCAGGTCTGTAAACGTTACGACGGTGGTTATGAAGCGCTTACTAAGCTGAGCTTTCATATTCCTCGTGGCGAAATGCGGTTTTTAACCGGTCATAGCGGCGCCGGCAAAAGCACATTGCTGAAGCTAATTATGGTGATGGAGCGCGCTAGCTCAGGCCAAGTCATTGTTGGCGGCCGAAATTTGTCGCGTTTGCCGGCGCGCAATATTCCAGAAGTGCGCCGTGAAGTGGGTGTGGTCTTTCAGAATCATCAATTATTGTTTGATCGCACGGTATACGACAATGTGGCATTGCCACTTATTATTGCCGGCTATGGCCATCGAGATGTCGGTCGCCGAGTTCGGGCCGCCTTAGATAAAGTTGGTCTGCTGGATAAAGAGCGAAAAAATCCGGTTACGCTGTCTGGCGGTGAGCAGCAGCGGGTGGGTATTGCTCGTGCGGTGGTTAACAAACCGGCCTTATTGCTGGCCGACGAACCCACCGGTAACTTAGACCCGCAATTATCCGCTGAAATTATGCATTTGTTTGAGCAGTTTAAGCAGGTTGGCGTCACGGTATTAATTGCGACCCATGATTTAGGTTTAATTGCGCGTATGCCATATCGTCTACTGACCTTGCGTAAAGGTCAGCTTGTTAAGCCAGGCGGGGATGGCGATGCGTCCTAA
- the rpoH gene encoding RNA polymerase sigma factor RpoH, whose protein sequence is MSSHLQPIQQLVPGGDLSAYIQSVGSIPVLSAERERELAESLFYHGNVEAARQLVMSHLRFVVHIAKSYKGYGLAQADLIQEGNVGLMKAVKRFDPEKGVRLVSFAVHWIKAEIHEYVLRNWRIVKIATTKAQRKLFFNLRSAKKQLSWLSNDEVHAVAADLGVDVAEVRRMEGRLSSVDVGFDADTDDERGPVAPVHYLEDHSTDPALLLESDNLEENNHQSLSLALSDLDERSRDILQSRWLSDTKATLHDLADRYGISAERIRQLEQAAMKKLRVAMEA, encoded by the coding sequence ATGAGTAGTCATTTACAGCCGATACAGCAGCTTGTACCGGGTGGTGATCTCTCTGCATACATTCAATCGGTCGGCAGTATTCCGGTGCTCAGTGCAGAGCGCGAGCGGGAGCTGGCTGAGAGCCTTTTTTATCACGGCAATGTAGAGGCGGCCCGCCAGTTGGTTATGTCGCATCTGCGGTTTGTGGTACATATTGCAAAAAGCTATAAAGGGTATGGCTTGGCGCAAGCTGATTTAATTCAGGAAGGAAATGTTGGCTTAATGAAAGCCGTTAAGCGCTTTGATCCTGAAAAAGGCGTACGCTTGGTATCATTTGCCGTTCACTGGATTAAAGCAGAGATTCATGAATACGTCCTCCGCAACTGGCGTATTGTTAAAATAGCCACCACCAAGGCGCAACGTAAATTGTTTTTCAATCTGCGCAGTGCAAAAAAACAGCTATCTTGGCTGAGCAACGATGAAGTGCATGCGGTTGCTGCTGATTTAGGTGTGGATGTCGCTGAAGTACGACGAATGGAAGGGCGCCTAAGCTCGGTAGATGTTGGTTTCGATGCCGATACTGACGATGAGCGCGGTCCTGTTGCTCCAGTACACTATCTTGAAGATCACAGTACTGATCCTGCTTTGCTGTTGGAATCTGACAATCTGGAAGAGAATAACCACCAGAGTCTGTCGCTGGCCTTGTCTGATCTAGATGAGCGTAGCCGCGACATCCTGCAAAGCCGCTGGTTAAGCGATACCAAAGCAACCTTGCATGACCTCGCTGATCGCTATGGTATTTCAGCAGAGCGTATTCGCCAGCTCGAACAAGCGGCCATGAAAAAGCTGCGTGTGGCGATGGAAGCGTAA
- a CDS encoding hybrid sensor histidine kinase/response regulator, with translation MNPQQRVFRVRRKYNRWVANETLEDYALRFTAKSARRWTVARVSNTALGAISFLALEAIGGAITLSYGFSNTVAAVVAVTIIIFLTGLPICYHAARRGVDIDLLTRGAGFGYIGSTITSLIYASFTFIFFALEAAIMALALELTLDIPLRYGYLISAVVVIPLVTHGITFISRFQLWTQPLWVILQLLPLVCIVVQSDDAFDNWIDFTAPDSDPNLNLLAFGAASAVIFSLIAQIGEQVDFLRFLPHQEKPDRRWWLALIAAGPGWIVSGSIKILIGSFLAVLALSHGIPFSEASDPNRMYLVAFSYLTNSPQLTLFLVGTFVILSQLKINVTNAYAGSIAWSNFFSRLTHNHPGRVVWLVFNVTIALLLMELGIYRVLEEILTAYSIIALAWVGSLVADLVINRPLGLRPATMEFKRAHLYDINPVGVGSMLIASILGFLAHFGQLGETAQALASYIALGSTFIFAPLICWLSKGKFYIAREPLLASSHASLRCCLCYHQFEGEDMSHCPAYSGPICSLCCSLDSRCHDMCKTNSRMAEQLTSALSFILPLTWIRSLNTRTGHFIGLFTLISFMIASVLALVYVQITIDEGMERSLAASALSNVFFILLIVSGILAWMFALVHDSRRVAQEESQRQTELLMTEIEAHKQTDMQLQQAKEIAESANQAKTRYLTGISHELRSPLNAILGYAQLLEKDPSIPASRLDALKVIRRSSEHLADLIEGLLDISRIEAGRLELSTSDVNIGNLLDQIISMFQVQAQAKGIGFSYDRLTPLPETVKTDEKRLRQILINLISNAIKYTPEGRVNFTVSYRNQVAEFIINDTGIGIAADDIERVFQPFERVRKPGSPHTTGTGLGLTITRLLTDIMGGDIAIHSEVGVGSEVKLSLMLSSTDRLAVSSPLERKIIGYKGGEKTLFVVDDEPTHRSLLNDFLKPLGFNVISAPDGNTCLDMLRYCDPQPHIFLLDISMPGMSGWELAATIRERIHNATIIMISANAAEVTPESSDVPPHDAYLFKPIRLSQLLNYLAKHAAIVWQYESEEHRVASISAATTPVNLGVPLSDENRRELIQLAKIGYAKGIKHCLDKISEEGNADPATVSTLQELTAGFQFGALINALDDTSS, from the coding sequence ATGAATCCCCAGCAACGGGTGTTTCGCGTTCGCCGCAAATACAATCGGTGGGTCGCGAACGAGACACTGGAAGACTACGCACTACGGTTTACCGCCAAAAGTGCCCGTCGCTGGACAGTCGCGCGGGTATCAAACACGGCGCTCGGTGCTATTTCGTTTCTAGCTCTTGAAGCGATAGGCGGTGCGATCACCCTGAGCTATGGCTTCAGTAACACCGTAGCGGCGGTCGTTGCGGTTACGATCATTATTTTTCTGACCGGCTTGCCCATTTGTTATCACGCCGCCCGCCGCGGGGTTGATATCGATCTACTCACTCGCGGAGCGGGTTTCGGCTATATTGGCTCTACCATAACCTCGCTAATTTACGCCTCGTTCACGTTTATATTCTTCGCACTAGAAGCCGCCATTATGGCGCTCGCCCTAGAGTTAACGCTGGATATCCCCCTCCGATACGGCTACCTCATTAGCGCAGTGGTGGTTATCCCCTTAGTAACTCACGGCATTACATTTATCAGCCGTTTTCAGCTGTGGACGCAACCGCTTTGGGTAATACTGCAGCTCTTGCCGCTAGTGTGTATCGTCGTTCAATCTGACGACGCCTTTGATAATTGGATCGACTTTACGGCACCCGACAGCGACCCAAATTTAAACCTTCTCGCGTTTGGTGCCGCCTCTGCGGTTATCTTTTCATTGATCGCACAAATAGGCGAACAGGTCGATTTCCTGCGATTCTTACCCCACCAAGAAAAACCCGATAGGCGCTGGTGGCTGGCCTTGATTGCCGCCGGACCTGGTTGGATTGTTAGCGGTTCAATTAAAATTCTAATCGGCTCGTTCTTGGCGGTATTGGCTCTCAGCCACGGCATTCCATTTAGTGAGGCCTCCGATCCTAACCGAATGTATTTAGTTGCCTTTAGTTACCTAACTAATTCACCGCAATTAACGCTCTTTTTAGTAGGCACTTTTGTTATTTTGTCGCAGCTTAAGATTAATGTGACCAATGCCTACGCTGGATCTATTGCGTGGTCCAATTTCTTCTCCCGCCTCACCCACAATCACCCCGGTCGAGTAGTGTGGCTAGTGTTCAATGTAACGATTGCACTGCTACTTATGGAACTTGGCATCTACCGAGTATTGGAAGAGATTCTCACCGCTTATTCGATTATTGCCCTAGCGTGGGTAGGATCGCTGGTTGCAGACCTGGTCATAAACCGTCCGCTGGGTCTGCGCCCCGCTACTATGGAATTTAAGCGCGCCCACCTTTACGATATCAATCCGGTGGGCGTTGGCTCTATGCTGATTGCATCGATACTGGGCTTTCTCGCCCACTTCGGTCAGCTAGGTGAAACCGCTCAGGCACTGGCATCATATATCGCGCTAGGCAGTACATTTATTTTTGCCCCTTTGATTTGCTGGTTAAGCAAAGGCAAATTCTATATTGCTAGAGAGCCCCTCTTAGCCAGCAGCCACGCTTCACTGCGATGTTGTCTTTGCTATCACCAGTTTGAAGGCGAGGATATGAGTCACTGCCCCGCCTATTCCGGCCCAATATGTTCGCTGTGCTGCTCACTGGACAGCCGTTGTCACGATATGTGTAAAACTAACTCGCGCATGGCAGAACAGCTAACTAGTGCGCTTAGCTTTATCTTGCCACTCACATGGATTCGCTCACTAAATACCCGAACCGGCCACTTCATCGGCTTATTTACGCTAATAAGCTTTATGATCGCCAGTGTATTGGCACTAGTTTATGTGCAGATCACCATTGACGAAGGTATGGAGCGCAGCCTTGCTGCTAGCGCGCTCAGCAATGTCTTCTTTATCCTACTTATTGTGTCCGGAATTCTCGCGTGGATGTTTGCCTTGGTGCATGACAGTCGCCGCGTGGCCCAGGAAGAGTCACAACGTCAAACCGAATTACTGATGACAGAAATTGAGGCTCATAAACAAACCGATATGCAATTGCAACAAGCAAAGGAAATCGCAGAATCAGCAAACCAAGCCAAAACCCGCTATCTTACTGGGATCAGCCACGAGCTGCGCTCACCACTTAATGCAATACTAGGCTATGCACAGCTTCTAGAAAAAGACCCCAGTATTCCAGCAAGCAGACTTGATGCTCTCAAAGTTATTCGCCGCAGCAGCGAACACTTGGCCGACCTAATAGAGGGGCTACTGGATATTTCCCGCATTGAAGCGGGCCGACTTGAGCTCTCTACCTCGGACGTCAATATTGGCAATTTGCTGGATCAAATAATCAGCATGTTTCAGGTTCAAGCGCAGGCAAAAGGTATTGGCTTTAGCTATGACCGGCTGACGCCATTACCCGAGACGGTGAAAACCGACGAGAAACGCCTGCGTCAGATCCTCATCAATCTTATTTCCAATGCCATTAAGTACACTCCCGAAGGTCGGGTAAATTTTACTGTTAGCTACCGCAATCAGGTCGCGGAATTTATTATTAATGACACCGGCATCGGCATTGCCGCTGACGATATAGAACGGGTATTTCAACCCTTTGAGCGCGTTCGCAAGCCGGGCTCACCGCATACCACCGGTACGGGTTTAGGTCTGACAATCACCCGCTTGCTCACCGATATTATGGGTGGTGATATCGCCATTCATAGCGAAGTGGGTGTCGGCAGCGAAGTAAAATTATCACTGATGTTAAGTAGTACTGACCGCCTAGCAGTGTCTTCACCGCTGGAACGGAAAATTATTGGCTACAAGGGCGGCGAGAAAACCCTATTTGTTGTCGATGATGAACCCACTCATCGCAGCTTGTTAAACGATTTTCTTAAGCCACTTGGGTTCAATGTAATATCCGCCCCGGATGGCAACACCTGCTTGGATATGCTGCGTTACTGTGATCCGCAGCCACACATTTTCTTATTAGACATTTCAATGCCGGGAATGAGCGGCTGGGAACTTGCGGCCACTATTCGCGAACGCATTCACAATGCGACTATTATTATGATCTCGGCTAATGCCGCCGAAGTGACACCAGAGAGCAGCGATGTCCCGCCCCACGACGCCTACCTTTTTAAACCCATTCGCCTGTCACAACTGCTCAACTATTTAGCTAAGCACGCCGCTATAGTCTGGCAGTATGAATCTGAAGAACACCGTGTAGCGTCTATTTCCGCCGCCACCACGCCGGTAAATTTGGGTGTGCCCCTTAGCGATGAGAATCGCCGCGAACTTATCCAACTTGCAAAAATAGGTTACGCAAAGGGAATCAAGCACTGCTTGGACAAAATTTCTGAAGAAGGTAATGCCGACCCTGCGACAGTGAGCACCTTACAAGAACTTACTGCCGGATTTCAGTTTGGCGCACTCATTAATGCTTTGGACGACACCTCATCATGA
- a CDS encoding response regulator — translation MNTYRGKKDVVLIVDDSPDTLSMLNDTLDQAGITVLVALEGAQALTIAANITPDVILMDALMPNMDGFETCRRLKENRDLAHIPVIFMTGLSDTESIVKGFTAGGVDYITKPVKGDELIARMLAHLSNARLTLSARVALDSAGQFLFSAAADGNLLWATPQAYHLLEDAGLDTQWLSENLPTQLRQLLAPHFNKEKGLLIKAAEKALEIRYISQTGSDEYLLQLIDMERPSDVDRLRSALPMTERESEVLLWIAHGKTNREIGTILSMSPRTANKHLEQIFRKLNVENRTAAAVIALKHLQN, via the coding sequence ATGAACACTTATCGTGGTAAAAAAGACGTTGTTCTGATTGTCGATGACTCCCCCGACACACTCAGCATGCTGAACGACACCCTAGATCAGGCGGGAATTACCGTACTTGTTGCCTTAGAAGGAGCCCAAGCCCTAACTATCGCCGCCAACATTACGCCAGACGTGATTTTAATGGACGCACTGATGCCAAATATGGACGGCTTTGAAACATGTCGCAGGCTCAAAGAAAATCGGGATCTGGCGCATATCCCTGTCATATTTATGACAGGGCTTAGTGATACTGAAAGCATTGTTAAAGGTTTTACAGCCGGTGGTGTCGACTATATTACAAAGCCTGTAAAAGGCGACGAGTTGATCGCCAGAATGCTGGCGCATCTGAGTAATGCGCGCCTGACATTAAGCGCTAGAGTAGCACTGGATAGCGCGGGGCAATTTCTATTTTCCGCCGCAGCTGATGGCAATCTCTTATGGGCCACGCCGCAGGCCTATCACTTACTTGAAGACGCCGGGCTAGATACGCAGTGGTTGAGCGAAAATTTGCCCACCCAGCTACGCCAACTGCTTGCACCGCATTTTAATAAAGAAAAAGGTTTATTAATTAAAGCTGCCGAAAAGGCCTTGGAAATCCGCTACATCAGTCAAACTGGCAGCGACGAATACTTACTCCAGTTAATCGACATGGAGCGGCCTTCTGACGTTGACCGGCTGCGCTCCGCGCTGCCGATGACCGAACGTGAGTCTGAGGTGTTGCTGTGGATTGCTCACGGTAAAACCAATCGGGAAATCGGCACCATATTAAGCATGAGCCCGCGCACTGCGAATAAGCACTTGGAACAAATTTTCCGAAAACTCAACGTTGAAAACCGCACTGCCGCAGCAGTAATTGCACTTAAACACTTACAAAATTAA
- the ftsX gene encoding permease-like cell division protein FtsX, protein MNKRRLERLQTPAARKDVKGARKHKTSFRDRLAGYRSHHQQVAVDSLRRLVISPATSLMTILVIAIALALPAGLYIGLNNIDAVSDGWEGAARISLFLKPNVSAPQAETLRRNIAERDGVLVAEYISPDTALAEFRASSGFGDVLDQLDANPLPGLIVVTPREANVSASAVTALQTELGQLPQVELAKLDMEWLQRLNRITELGRRLTLALAAMLAVGVLLIIGNTIKLAIEGRRDEILVVKLVGGTNAFVRRPFLYTGLWYGLGGGLMAWLLVQGGLWWLRGPIADLSLSYQSDFHLLGLGFLETIVLWLFAAALGLLGAWLVVGRELRAIEPR, encoded by the coding sequence ATGAACAAGCGGCGCTTGGAGAGGCTGCAGACGCCAGCAGCCAGAAAGGACGTGAAAGGCGCGCGCAAACATAAAACCAGCTTTCGTGATCGCCTTGCGGGCTACCGCAGTCATCACCAGCAAGTGGCCGTCGATAGCTTGAGGCGTTTAGTTATTAGTCCCGCGACCTCGTTGATGACCATCTTGGTGATTGCCATTGCGCTGGCATTACCCGCTGGCCTGTATATCGGCTTGAATAATATTGATGCGGTAAGCGATGGCTGGGAAGGCGCCGCGCGCATCTCCTTGTTTCTAAAGCCAAACGTAAGCGCTCCACAGGCAGAGACCTTGCGGCGTAATATTGCGGAGCGCGACGGCGTGCTCGTGGCGGAATATATCTCCCCCGATACTGCACTGGCGGAGTTTCGCGCTAGTTCTGGTTTTGGCGATGTGCTAGATCAGCTCGACGCCAACCCCCTGCCTGGCTTGATTGTAGTGACCCCCCGCGAGGCCAATGTGTCAGCAAGCGCAGTGACTGCCTTGCAGACCGAGCTGGGGCAACTGCCGCAGGTAGAGCTTGCCAAATTAGATATGGAGTGGCTTCAGCGCCTTAATCGTATTACCGAGTTGGGGCGGCGTTTAACCCTGGCCTTAGCGGCAATGCTCGCGGTGGGCGTGCTGCTTATTATTGGCAACACGATTAAATTAGCAATAGAGGGTCGGCGTGACGAGATTCTGGTTGTGAAATTAGTCGGTGGCACCAATGCGTTTGTACGCAGGCCTTTTTTGTATACTGGTTTATGGTACGGTCTTGGGGGCGGCTTGATGGCTTGGCTGCTCGTGCAGGGTGGCTTGTGGTGGCTGCGCGGCCCCATTGCAGATTTATCTCTTTCTTACCAGAGTGACTTTCACCTATTGGGCCTAGGTTTTCTTGAGACTATAGTGTTGTGGCTTTTTGCCGCGGCCTTGGGTTTATTGGGGGCGTGGTTGGTAGTGGGCCGTGAACTGCGGGCGATAGAGCCGCGATGA
- a CDS encoding DUF423 domain-containing protein: MASLTLFIAAILGFLAVGLGAFGAHGLKATLSADMMAVYQTAVQYHFYHCFALLIVGLLMYSGVQHMSLRVSAVLFFVGVLVFSGSLYAMAFTGARWLGAITPIGGLMFLVAWACLAYSAWKAM; the protein is encoded by the coding sequence ATGGCATCGTTAACGCTTTTTATAGCGGCAATTCTTGGTTTTCTTGCAGTCGGCTTAGGTGCCTTTGGCGCACACGGTTTAAAAGCGACTTTATCTGCGGATATGATGGCGGTTTATCAAACCGCTGTTCAGTACCATTTCTATCATTGCTTCGCATTACTCATCGTCGGCTTGCTTATGTATAGCGGTGTTCAGCATATGTCGCTGCGAGTATCTGCGGTGCTATTTTTTGTGGGTGTACTGGTATTCAGCGGTAGCTTATATGCCATGGCGTTCACGGGAGCGCGGTGGTTGGGAGCGATTACCCCCATCGGCGGCCTAATGTTTTTAGTGGCCTGGGCGTGTCTGGCCTACTCTGCATGGAAAGCAATGTAA